The following proteins come from a genomic window of Methanoculleus caldifontis:
- a CDS encoding transglutaminase-like domain-containing protein, translating to MNSNAVTALLTVSVLLILFAAGCTATTQEQGALDASAASPADEAYARGLAEYADARYRVAEECFAEAYALYTDAGDSDRARIARDAMFRTNRTYIEYPLDRPAAEAALREKVPGIADEDIADWLENRAQKIVSENETLYFYDVAENYLYAHVDQMQKQNERGLDFDYVARYAWSENRSGKTGPYVNPVHYAGFERLEVPYEALPSSGVLKIWFPLPVETDSQRNITVTNLSCPDFIVAGPFTTGPIGYVYYEIPAGAVNGNLVLSADIDFISYEQIFDEIDPALVGEYNTSDPEYVLYTASERNIEITDAIREKALAIVGNETNPHLRAQMIYRYIIETYPYSHVPHLSLDSREPKVAESTHMFETGHGDCGTQSTLFSALCRSLGIPARAVGGYQMLIAETPGTHFWAEYYLPGYGWVPNDVTVAEIADWVVIPDAKRTAFKDYYAMNLDPTRFVIQKDVDAPMDPALPEEAAIFRFVRQYPAIVSDTAEYDLDLFSWDCFSVSLAAVE from the coding sequence ATGAATAGCAACGCAGTTACCGCTCTCCTGACAGTATCCGTCCTGCTCATCCTCTTTGCGGCCGGATGCACCGCTACGACGCAGGAGCAGGGAGCGCTCGACGCATCGGCTGCCTCTCCGGCCGATGAGGCCTATGCCCGCGGACTGGCAGAGTATGCGGACGCCAGGTACCGGGTCGCCGAAGAATGCTTTGCGGAGGCTTACGCCCTCTACACCGACGCCGGCGATTCTGACAGGGCACGGATAGCCCGCGATGCCATGTTCCGGACGAACAGGACGTACATCGAGTACCCGCTCGACAGACCGGCCGCGGAAGCGGCACTGCGGGAGAAGGTTCCCGGCATCGCCGACGAGGATATAGCCGACTGGCTGGAGAACCGTGCGCAGAAGATCGTCTCGGAGAACGAGACGCTGTACTTCTACGACGTCGCCGAAAACTACCTCTACGCGCACGTCGATCAGATGCAGAAGCAGAACGAGAGGGGGCTCGACTTCGACTACGTCGCCAGGTACGCCTGGTCGGAGAACCGGTCCGGAAAGACCGGCCCCTACGTGAACCCGGTGCATTATGCAGGTTTCGAGCGGCTTGAGGTCCCGTACGAGGCGCTTCCCTCGTCAGGAGTGCTGAAGATCTGGTTCCCGCTCCCGGTCGAGACGGATTCACAGAGAAACATCACCGTCACCAACCTCTCGTGCCCGGACTTCATCGTCGCCGGCCCGTTCACCACGGGCCCTATCGGCTACGTCTACTACGAGATCCCGGCCGGAGCGGTCAACGGAAACCTCGTTCTCTCGGCAGATATCGACTTTATCTCCTACGAGCAGATCTTTGACGAGATCGACCCTGCATTGGTCGGAGAGTACAACACGAGCGACCCCGAGTACGTGCTGTATACGGCATCCGAGCGGAACATCGAGATCACCGACGCCATACGCGAGAAGGCGCTCGCTATCGTCGGGAACGAGACGAACCCGCATCTCCGGGCGCAGATGATCTACCGCTACATCATCGAGACCTACCCCTACAGCCACGTCCCGCACCTCTCGCTCGACTCCCGCGAGCCGAAGGTCGCCGAGTCCACCCATATGTTCGAGACCGGCCACGGCGACTGCGGCACCCAGAGCACGCTCTTCTCTGCACTCTGCCGGTCGCTCGGCATCCCCGCCCGCGCCGTCGGCGGCTACCAGATGCTCATTGCCGAGACGCCCGGCACCCACTTCTGGGCGGAGTACTATCTGCCCGGCTACGGCTGGGTGCCGAACGACGTGACGGTCGCCGAGATTGCCGACTGGGTCGTCATTCCCGACGCGAAGCGTACTGCGTTCAAGGACTACTACGCCATGAACCTCGATCCCACGCGTTTCGTCATTCAGAAGGACGTCGACGCCCCGATGGACCCGGCCCTGCCGGAAGAGGCCGCCATCTTCAGGTTCGTCAGGCAGTATCCGGCGATCGTCTCCGATACGGCAGAATACGATCTGGATCTCTTCAGCTGGGACTGCTTCAGCGTCAGCCTTGCGGCTGTCGAGTGA
- a CDS encoding peptidase associated/transthyretin-like domain-containing protein, with the protein MQSILRNFLIFLVVACCIVLPSSAQPPVGGDNGWYAVNCNVDGAQVYFDNEYQGVIQGGVLYVPVYTTGAPYSTYRVEKDGYATYYSGVNSVPGKGEVFDLYATLNPTEPVPPTLIGGDVGWYTVHSNVEGATVMFDNEVKGTISQSILSVQVYTTGTPYRTYTLTKDGYTTYTGSVDRYPAKGETIDLYATMNPAPAPTQKSPLSPALAGGALLIVGLLLVAGRKTN; encoded by the coding sequence ATGCAGAGCATTTTACGCAATTTCCTGATCTTTTTAGTCGTTGCCTGCTGTATCGTTCTCCCCTCGAGCGCTCAGCCGCCCGTAGGCGGGGACAACGGATGGTATGCAGTCAACTGTAACGTGGATGGAGCACAGGTCTACTTCGACAACGAGTACCAGGGCGTGATCCAGGGCGGCGTGCTGTACGTCCCGGTCTACACCACCGGAGCTCCCTACAGCACGTACCGCGTCGAGAAGGACGGATACGCCACCTACTACAGCGGCGTCAACTCCGTTCCCGGCAAGGGCGAGGTCTTCGACCTCTACGCAACTCTCAATCCGACCGAACCCGTTCCGCCGACGCTGATCGGAGGAGATGTCGGCTGGTACACCGTCCACTCCAATGTTGAAGGCGCGACGGTCATGTTCGACAACGAAGTCAAGGGTACTATCAGCCAGAGTATCCTCTCCGTGCAGGTCTACACGACCGGGACCCCCTACAGGACCTACACCCTGACAAAGGACGGTTACACGACCTATACGGGCTCCGTCGACCGGTACCCCGCCAAGGGCGAGACGATCGACCTGTACGCGACGATGAACCCCGCGCCGGCTCCCACCCAGAAGTCGCCGCTCTCCCCGGCTCTGGCCGGCGGTGCTCTGCTGATCGTGGGACTGCTGCTGGTTGCGGGAAGAAAGACCAACTAA
- a CDS encoding ATP-binding protein, translating to MKLRSRVLLLYLCIALLVLVLIGGVLPSTLHAQNLDTVSGDAIGQLRHIDFALSSFINEAGHDVLELSLNKGVRTPDAADFTNFLNASEEDFRYSGSAQEQEIIEILRGYQTSHPYVSSVYMGRENGAFIRSYPRARPTPYDPRERPWYILAKDHPGQVSVTDPYPAVTTDDVNIGIVTPLLDESGTIYGVVGADITLVDLTRYISTVGSVGDGEMILTDQRGTILATRDSARLFGNIGETLGDQTTTFLTADEGVLVLNGTYLMYYTSPELGWKIGVFVPFSTIEQEINDSIARILLFVLLALVLLSAITTVVLDQTVIRPLSRLTDVSRKIAETGDLDQTLETGGSGEIGVLSRSFEAMVEKIRAEEQAKEQALAELEDHRDHLEETVAERTRELAEAKEAAESADQLKSVFLATMSHELRTPLNSIIGFSGILLQGLAGPLNEEQKKQLGMVSESAGHLLALINDVLDLSKIEAGQLQLADEPFDLAASIEMAVRAVRPAAEEKNLTLQVEVAPEAGWMRGDSRRMEQVLLNLLSNAVKFTEQGRIGVVCMLEGDRIVIRVADTGIGIRQEDQEKLFRPFTQLETGLARQYEGTGLGLSISKRLVEMMGGTVDVKSEYGKGSTFSVAVPVGRKTV from the coding sequence ATGAAACTCCGGTCGCGGGTTCTGCTCCTGTACCTGTGCATCGCACTGCTGGTACTGGTTCTCATCGGCGGAGTGCTCCCCTCGACCCTGCACGCACAGAACCTCGACACCGTCTCCGGAGATGCCATCGGTCAGCTCCGGCACATCGACTTTGCCCTCTCCAGCTTCATCAATGAAGCCGGACACGATGTCCTTGAGCTCTCGCTCAACAAGGGAGTGCGCACCCCCGACGCCGCCGATTTTACGAATTTTCTGAACGCCTCCGAGGAGGACTTCAGGTATTCCGGCAGCGCTCAGGAGCAGGAGATCATCGAGATCCTGAGAGGATACCAGACGTCGCACCCTTACGTCAGTTCGGTCTACATGGGCCGGGAGAACGGGGCTTTTATCAGGTCGTATCCGCGGGCGCGGCCCACGCCCTACGACCCCCGCGAGAGGCCGTGGTATATCCTCGCAAAAGATCACCCGGGGCAGGTCTCCGTGACGGACCCCTATCCGGCAGTCACTACGGACGATGTGAATATCGGGATCGTTACCCCGCTTCTGGACGAGAGCGGAACCATATACGGGGTGGTCGGTGCCGATATCACGCTGGTAGACCTGACCCGCTATATCTCGACGGTCGGCAGCGTGGGTGACGGGGAGATGATACTCACGGACCAGAGAGGCACGATCCTCGCCACCCGGGATTCTGCCAGGTTGTTTGGCAATATCGGTGAGACCCTCGGAGACCAGACAACAACTTTTCTCACCGCGGACGAGGGCGTCCTGGTCCTCAACGGCACTTACCTGATGTATTATACCTCTCCGGAACTCGGGTGGAAGATCGGAGTCTTCGTGCCGTTCAGCACCATCGAGCAGGAGATCAACGACTCCATCGCACGCATCCTCCTCTTCGTGCTGCTGGCCCTCGTCCTGCTCAGCGCGATCACCACCGTCGTCCTCGACCAGACCGTTATCCGGCCGCTCTCCCGCTTAACGGACGTGAGCCGGAAGATTGCCGAGACCGGGGACCTCGACCAGACCCTGGAGACGGGCGGCTCCGGGGAGATCGGGGTCCTTTCCCGGTCGTTTGAAGCAATGGTCGAGAAGATCCGTGCCGAAGAACAGGCCAAAGAACAGGCGCTTGCCGAGCTCGAAGACCACCGCGACCATCTCGAGGAGACCGTCGCCGAGCGCACCCGTGAACTTGCGGAGGCAAAAGAGGCGGCGGAATCCGCCGACCAGCTCAAGTCGGTATTTCTCGCCACCATGTCGCACGAGCTGCGGACCCCGCTCAACTCCATCATCGGATTCTCGGGGATCCTCCTCCAGGGTCTGGCAGGCCCGCTGAACGAAGAGCAGAAGAAACAGCTGGGCATGGTCTCTGAGAGTGCCGGGCACCTGCTCGCCCTGATCAACGATGTCCTCGACCTCTCGAAGATCGAGGCCGGGCAGCTGCAGCTTGCCGATGAGCCGTTCGACCTTGCAGCGTCGATTGAAATGGCGGTCCGGGCCGTCAGGCCGGCTGCGGAGGAGAAGAACCTCACGCTCCAGGTCGAGGTCGCACCGGAGGCGGGATGGATGAGAGGCGACTCCCGGCGCATGGAGCAGGTCCTCCTGAACCTGCTCAGCAACGCCGTCAAGTTCACCGAGCAGGGCCGGATCGGGGTCGTGTGCATGCTGGAGGGAGACCGGATCGTGATCCGGGTCGCCGATACGGGTATCGGGATCCGGCAGGAGGATCAGGAGAAACTCTTCAGGCCGTTCACCCAGCTTGAGACCGGCCTCGCGCGGCAGTATGAGGGTACTGGACTCGGGCTCTCGATATCAAAGAGACTCGTGGAGATGATGGGGGGGACCGTGGACGTGAAGAGCGAATACGGCAAAGGCAGCACATTCAGTGTGGCCGTGCCGGTTGGGAGGAAGACTGTATGA
- a CDS encoding ATP-binding response regulator: MARILIADDLQPNRYLLESTLKGYGFEVTVTQNGAEALDAARSNPPDLIITDILMPVMDGFELCRRWKADERLRSVPFIFYTATYTDRKDELFARSLGAERFIVKPQRPEELVQAVREVLEENRKSLSTREPAVDETEILRQYSEVLFRKLEKKVAQLEADIAERRKIEAALSESEKFLNAIVENLPVMLSVRDARDLQLVRLNRAGEDLLGYAREEVYGKTDRDLFPKIMADRYIGTDRNVLRERHILEIPRETIRTKKNGERILHTRKIPICDEEGEPKYLLEISEDITEQVAVEEALNRATRKLSLLNGITFDEIQSAVFSLSGYLQLEKESGTDAQREQYREKQAAIVQILQNSLDFSRNYQNLGLKPPAWQNVMHAFLYAISHLCMLEMSRDLRVEGLEIYADPLLEKVFFALVENVVRHGEKATRISLEHHETDDGLILIFEDDGSGIPVHMKEKIFERRCKDKPGMGLFLAREILSITGITIRETGESMKGARFEMLVPRGAYRFVGNAE, encoded by the coding sequence ATGGCAAGAATCCTGATAGCCGACGATCTCCAGCCGAATCGCTACCTGCTGGAGTCGACCCTGAAGGGGTACGGCTTCGAGGTGACCGTAACGCAGAACGGAGCAGAAGCGCTGGATGCCGCACGCAGCAATCCACCGGATCTCATCATCACCGACATCCTGATGCCGGTCATGGATGGTTTCGAGCTCTGTCGCCGGTGGAAGGCCGACGAGCGGCTGAGGTCCGTGCCGTTCATCTTCTATACCGCAACCTATACCGACCGGAAGGACGAACTGTTCGCGAGAAGCCTCGGGGCCGAGCGGTTCATCGTCAAACCGCAGAGGCCTGAAGAGTTGGTACAGGCCGTGCGTGAAGTCCTCGAAGAGAACCGGAAGTCTTTGTCGACCCGGGAGCCTGCCGTCGACGAGACGGAGATCCTCCGGCAGTACAGCGAGGTGCTGTTTCGCAAACTCGAGAAGAAGGTAGCGCAGCTGGAGGCCGATATCGCCGAGCGCAGAAAGATAGAGGCGGCATTATCGGAGAGCGAGAAGTTCCTCAACGCCATCGTGGAAAACCTCCCCGTCATGCTCTCCGTCAGGGATGCGCGGGACCTGCAGCTGGTGAGGCTCAACAGAGCAGGCGAAGACCTGCTTGGGTATGCCCGGGAAGAAGTATACGGAAAGACCGATCGCGATCTCTTTCCCAAGATCATGGCGGACCGTTATATCGGGACGGATCGGAACGTCCTGAGAGAGAGACATATCCTTGAGATCCCGCGGGAGACGATCCGGACGAAGAAGAATGGGGAACGGATTCTTCATACGAGAAAGATCCCGATCTGCGACGAGGAAGGAGAGCCGAAGTACCTGCTTGAGATATCGGAGGATATCACCGAACAGGTTGCAGTAGAGGAGGCGCTGAACCGTGCTACAAGGAAGCTGAGCCTCCTGAACGGTATCACGTTCGATGAGATCCAGAGTGCGGTGTTCTCGCTCTCCGGGTATCTCCAGCTGGAGAAGGAGTCGGGAACCGATGCACAGCGGGAGCAGTATCGGGAAAAACAGGCCGCCATCGTGCAGATACTTCAAAATTCGCTTGATTTCTCCAGGAACTATCAGAATCTCGGACTGAAGCCTCCGGCCTGGCAGAATGTGATGCATGCATTCCTCTACGCAATATCCCACCTCTGCATGCTCGAGATGTCGCGCGATCTCAGGGTCGAAGGGCTGGAGATCTATGCCGACCCGCTCCTTGAGAAGGTCTTCTTTGCGCTGGTGGAGAACGTCGTCCGGCATGGGGAGAAGGCAACGCGGATCAGCCTGGAGCACCATGAGACCGATGATGGGCTGATCCTCATCTTTGAGGACGACGGGTCCGGAATACCGGTGCATATGAAAGAGAAGATATTTGAGAGGAGGTGTAAGGACAAGCCCGGCATGGGTCTCTTCCTTGCCCGCGAGATCCTCTCGATCACCGGCATAACAATCCGGGAAACCGGCGAGTCGATGAAAGGAGCACGGTTCGAGATGCTGGTGCCGAGAGGGGCATACCGCTTCGTGGGGAATGCGGAATAA
- a CDS encoding response regulator, which translates to MKTILYIEDNDQNFYLVSFILGTKGHEVIRARDGREGIDLAVAMRPDLILLDIQLPVMDGYATARELTKCPGPAGTPIVALTSYAMAGDREKALAAGCTGYIEKPINPKTFTEQIEDYLTAGTAGRHD; encoded by the coding sequence ATGAAAACAATTCTCTACATCGAGGACAATGACCAGAACTTCTACCTCGTCAGCTTCATTCTGGGCACGAAAGGTCATGAAGTGATCCGGGCGCGGGACGGCAGGGAGGGCATCGATCTGGCCGTCGCGATGAGGCCCGATCTCATCCTGCTCGATATCCAGCTGCCGGTAATGGACGGATATGCAACGGCACGCGAGTTAACGAAGTGTCCCGGACCGGCCGGTACGCCCATTGTCGCCCTGACCTCCTATGCCATGGCCGGCGACCGGGAGAAAGCGCTCGCTGCGGGATGCACCGGGTACATCGAAAAGCCGATAAACCCGAAGACATTCACCGAACAGATCGAAGATTACCTGACTGCCGGTACGGCCGGGAGACATGACTGA
- a CDS encoding PAS domain-containing protein yields the protein MVSWYEMLTLLYFLATATVVLLGAFILGKNAHSRIHQIFFLASLTWAFWAFSEFMQHTLEGTAAADPWIAAEAIWILDTAVALHFILLFVKSPYLHASRTPRALAPLYVPAIVFLCVVCCTDLFIAALAPASPGLDGLAAGDLVVLLAYLWALICAGIGWILCIRYVLRTPAGGERRQAALVAIGLTVPVISGFSYLASDAVPWLMVFELPPVTALWFSLFVGYAIWKHGLFIITPQTTADTIISTMNDGLLLLDDHNRVLETNAALTTMLGRDRPDLIGIPAETLFSNRLEAADIFSAVLTAGSVPDRETVLQRRDGRPLPVSLSGAAVGNDDGGVAGIVMIVRDIAERKMHENALSESNRKLALLSSITRHDLLNQVMVIRGHLHFASEDTEDAAVRDRLAKCDAAAALIQQQAEFTRDYQDLGQQSPVWQKVSSVVAAEAAAFRGVPVTIRADTDGTEIYADPLFSRVVYNLIDNALRHGGNVTAISFSVRQDNGSAILRCEDNGEGVLPGEKEGLFRWGVGRNTGHGLFLSREILAITGIEIQETGSPGSGARFEMRIPEGNIRYGEA from the coding sequence ATGGTTTCCTGGTACGAGATGCTGACCCTGCTCTATTTCCTCGCCACTGCTACCGTGGTGCTTCTCGGGGCATTCATACTCGGAAAAAATGCTCATAGCCGTATCCACCAGATCTTCTTCCTTGCCTCGCTCACGTGGGCGTTCTGGGCGTTCAGCGAGTTCATGCAGCATACGCTGGAGGGCACGGCCGCCGCCGATCCCTGGATCGCGGCGGAGGCGATCTGGATCCTCGATACCGCCGTAGCCCTTCACTTCATCCTCCTGTTCGTAAAGAGCCCGTACCTCCACGCCTCCCGCACTCCCCGGGCGCTCGCCCCCCTCTACGTCCCGGCCATCGTATTCCTCTGCGTCGTCTGCTGCACGGATCTCTTCATAGCCGCGCTCGCGCCGGCCTCCCCGGGACTGGATGGGCTGGCCGCCGGAGACCTCGTCGTTCTTCTCGCCTATCTCTGGGCACTCATCTGCGCCGGGATCGGCTGGATTCTCTGCATCCGGTACGTGCTGCGGACCCCGGCCGGGGGAGAACGGCGGCAGGCCGCCCTCGTCGCCATCGGCCTGACCGTTCCGGTGATCTCCGGCTTCTCGTACCTGGCGTCGGACGCGGTGCCGTGGCTCATGGTCTTCGAGCTCCCGCCGGTCACCGCGCTCTGGTTCTCGCTCTTCGTCGGGTACGCGATCTGGAAACACGGGCTCTTCATCATCACGCCGCAGACGACGGCCGATACCATCATATCCACGATGAACGACGGGCTGCTCCTCCTCGACGACCACAACCGCGTTCTCGAGACGAATGCGGCGCTGACGACGATGCTCGGGCGCGACCGCCCCGACCTGATCGGCATTCCGGCGGAGACGCTCTTCTCCAACCGGCTGGAGGCCGCGGATATATTCTCGGCCGTCCTTACGGCCGGATCGGTTCCTGACCGCGAGACCGTCCTGCAGCGGAGGGACGGCCGGCCGCTCCCGGTCAGCCTCTCCGGTGCCGCCGTCGGGAACGACGACGGAGGGGTTGCCGGGATCGTGATGATCGTCCGGGATATCGCGGAGCGGAAAATGCACGAGAACGCTCTCTCCGAGTCGAACAGGAAACTCGCGCTCCTCTCGAGCATCACCCGGCACGACCTTCTGAATCAGGTCATGGTCATCCGCGGCCACCTCCACTTCGCGTCGGAAGATACGGAGGACGCCGCCGTCCGTGACCGGCTCGCGAAGTGCGACGCGGCGGCCGCACTCATCCAGCAGCAGGCCGAGTTCACCCGCGACTACCAGGACCTCGGCCAGCAGTCCCCGGTCTGGCAGAAGGTCAGTTCCGTCGTGGCGGCCGAGGCTGCTGCATTCCGGGGAGTACCGGTCACGATCCGCGCCGATACCGACGGCACGGAGATCTATGCGGACCCCCTCTTCTCCAGGGTCGTCTACAACCTCATCGACAACGCGCTCCGCCACGGCGGGAACGTGACGGCGATCTCCTTCTCGGTCCGGCAGGATAACGGCTCTGCCATCCTTCGCTGCGAGGACAACGGGGAGGGGGTCCTGCCCGGAGAGAAGGAGGGACTGTTCCGGTGGGGCGTCGGCAGGAATACGGGCCACGGCCTCTTTCTCTCCCGCGAGATCCTCGCCATCACCGGAATAGAGATCCAGGAGACCGGCTCGCCCGGCAGCGGTGCGCGGTTCGAGATGCGGATCCCTGAGGGCAACATCAGGTACGGCGAGGCATAA
- a CDS encoding formate dehydrogenase accessory sulfurtransferase FdhD, with protein MFKRITCTRIDGGQIVRDAAGEAPAAIFVNGRHLTTVILSPGGFQDFITGYLYTEELIRGVDEIESVRVEENRISVLTKNPFRRGSVKKTILSGCGGAVSYIDTQKLPSIDSDLTVSVPEIAAAVAALPAPGMLDAVALVSGGRIVACSEDLDRHNALDRVIGRGLRDGLDFSRTLAVGTGSATSEMVRKCLVAKIPVLITTGPPTALAVKIGEETGLCIVGSAGTPEMAVYTHPERIAGISA; from the coding sequence ATGTTCAAGAGAATCACCTGTACCCGTATCGACGGCGGCCAGATCGTTCGGGATGCCGCCGGGGAGGCGCCGGCGGCGATCTTCGTCAACGGCAGGCACCTGACGACCGTGATCCTGAGCCCCGGGGGGTTTCAGGACTTTATCACCGGCTACCTCTACACGGAAGAGCTCATCAGAGGCGTCGACGAGATCGAGTCGGTCAGGGTCGAGGAGAACCGGATCAGCGTCCTCACAAAGAACCCCTTCCGGAGAGGAAGCGTCAAGAAGACGATCCTCTCCGGGTGTGGCGGGGCCGTTTCCTACATCGACACGCAGAAGTTGCCCTCAATCGACTCGGACCTCACGGTATCCGTCCCGGAGATCGCGGCCGCCGTGGCCGCTCTCCCCGCGCCCGGCATGCTCGACGCGGTCGCCCTTGTATCCGGGGGCCGGATCGTCGCCTGCTCCGAGGATCTCGACCGGCATAACGCCCTCGACCGGGTGATCGGCCGGGGGCTGCGTGACGGTCTCGACTTCTCCCGGACGCTCGCCGTCGGCACCGGGTCTGCCACCTCCGAGATGGTCCGCAAATGCCTGGTGGCGAAGATCCCGGTGCTGATCACCACCGGACCCCCGACGGCTCTCGCCGTGAAGATCGGCGAGGAGACCGGGCTCTGCATCGTCGGGTCCGCGGGAACCCCGGAGATGGCGGTCTATACGCACCCGGAGAGGATAGCCGGGATAAGTGCGTGA